One window of the Camelina sativa cultivar DH55 chromosome 1, Cs, whole genome shotgun sequence genome contains the following:
- the LOC104783932 gene encoding myosin heavy chain kinase C-like isoform X3 produces MVIATETTSGGSHHRRLTFAAFLNSDPAAEEEEQRSHGVDVDAINPSTSNNSNNNMNMNKEVHYYQQRQSNASTTSGESSPNQVLSPWNQTYSPYYTDTTTTPSMSPSPWNQTYSPYYKSPWIYQRRNMDDDGTDNGLVGTIVRQDGHVYSLAASGDLLFTGSDSKNIRVWKDLKDFTGFKSTSGLVKAIVITGDNRIFTGHQDGKIRVWRGSKSRTGSYSRVGSLPTLKEFLTKSVNPKNYVEVRRRKNVLKIRHYDAVSCLSLNEELGLLYSGSWDKTLKVWRLSDSKCLESIQAHDDAINTVAAGFDDLLFTGSADGTLKVWKRELQGKGTKHFLVNVLIKQENAVTALANAVTALAVNLTAAVVYCGSSDGSVNFWEGQKYLSHGGTLCGHRMAVLCLAAAGSLVLSGGADKNICVWRRNGDGTHSCLSVLMDHVGPVKCLTAVEEAEDGDGGQKGDQRWIVYSGSLDKSVKVWRVTETASTVIG; encoded by the exons ATGGTTATAGCTACAGAAACCACCAGTGGTGGTAGTCATCACCGGAGACTCACTTTCGCCGCCTTCTTAAACTCCGATCCCGcagccgaagaagaagaacaacggAGCCATGGTGTTGATGTTGATGCCATCAACCCCAGTACtagcaacaacagcaacaacaacatgaaCATGAACAAGGAGGTTCATTATTACCAACAACGTCAAAGCAATGCTTCGACTACTAGCGGCGAGTCGTCTCCTAATCAGGTTCTATCTCCATGGAATCAGACTTACTCTCCTTACTACACCGACACGACTACTACTCCGTCCATGTCTCCCTCGCCGTGGAACCAAACTTACTCTCCGTACTACAAGTCTCCTTGGATCTACCAGAGACGTAACATGGATGATGATGGTACTGACAACGGTTTGGTCGGCACGATCGTTAGACAAGACGGTCATGTCTACTCGTTAGCTGCTTCTGGAGATCTTTTATTCACTGGATCCGATTCCAAGAACATTCGTGTTTGGAAAGATCTCAAGGACTTCACCGGGTTTAAATCAACAAGTGGATTGGTTAAAGCCATTGTAATAACCGGAGATAACCGGATTTTCACCGGTCATCAAGACGGTAAAATCCGGGTTTGGAGAGGTTCTAAAAGCAGAACCGGAAGCTATTCACGAGTCGGAAGCTTGCCGACGTTGAAAGAGTTTTTGACAAAGTCAGTGAACCCGAAGAACTACGTCGAGGTTCGTCGGCGGAAAAATGTTCTCAAGATCCGTCACTACGACGCCGTTTCGTGTCTTAGCCTGAACGAAGAGCTCGGTTTACTCTACTCCGGTTCGTGGGACAAGACTCTCAAAGTCTGGAGACTATCCGATTCGAAATGTCTTGAATCGATTCAAGCTCACGACGACGCGATCAACACGGTGGCTGCTGGATTCGACGATTTGCTATTCACCGGATCCGCCGACGGAACTTTGAAAGTGTGGAAACGTGAGCTTCAAGGCAAAGGGACGAAGCATTTCTTGGTTAATGTGTTGATAAAGCAAGAGAACGCTGTAACGGCGTTAGCG AACGCTGTAACGGCGTTAGCGGTTAACTTAACGGCGGCTGTTGTTTACTGCGGTTCTTCTGACGGCAGCGTTAATTTCTGGGAAGGGCAGAAATATCTTTCTCACGGCGGGACTCTATGCGGCCATCGTATGGCGGTGCTCTGCCTCGCCGCCGCCGGGAGTCTTGTTTTAAGCGGGGGAGCGGATAAGAACATTTGTGTGTGGAGGAGAAACGGCGATGGGACACACTCGTGTCTCTCGGTGTTGATGGACCACGTGGGACCTGTTAAGTGTTTGACGGCGGTGGAAGAGGCCGAGGACGGCGACGGAGGTCAGAAAGGAGATCAAAGATGGATAGTGTATAGCGGGAGCTTGGACAAATCGGTGAAAGTGTGGCGCGTGACGGAGACGGCGTCGACTGTTATCGGCTGA
- the LOC104783932 gene encoding myosin heavy chain kinase C-like isoform X2, giving the protein MVIATETTSGGSHHRRLTFAAFLNSDPAAEEEEQRSHGVDVDAINPSTSNNSNNNMNMNKEVHYYQQRQSNASTTSGESSPNQVLSPWNQTYSPYYTDTTTTPSMSPSPWNQTYSPYYKSPWIYQRRNMDDDGTDNGLVGTIVRQDGHVYSLAASGDLLFTGSDSKNIRVWKDLKDFTGFKSTSGLVKAIVITGDNRIFTGHQDGKIRVWRGSKSRTGSYSRVGSLPTLKEFLTKSVNPKNYVEVRRRKNVLKIRHYDAVSCLSLNEELGLLYSGSWDKTLKVWRLSDSKCLESIQAHDDAINTVAAGFDDLLFTGSADGTLKVWKRELQGKGTKHFLVNVLIKQENAVTALAVNLTAAVVYCGSSDGSVNFWEGQKYLSHGGTLCGHRMAVLCLAAAGSLVLSGGADKNICVWRRNGDGTHSCLSVLMDHVGPVKCLTAVEEAEDGDGGQKGDQRWIVYSGSLDKSVKVWRVTETASTVIG; this is encoded by the exons ATGGTTATAGCTACAGAAACCACCAGTGGTGGTAGTCATCACCGGAGACTCACTTTCGCCGCCTTCTTAAACTCCGATCCCGcagccgaagaagaagaacaacggAGCCATGGTGTTGATGTTGATGCCATCAACCCCAGTACtagcaacaacagcaacaacaacatgaaCATGAACAAGGAGGTTCATTATTACCAACAACGTCAAAGCAATGCTTCGACTACTAGCGGCGAGTCGTCTCCTAATCAGGTTCTATCTCCATGGAATCAGACTTACTCTCCTTACTACACCGACACGACTACTACTCCGTCCATGTCTCCCTCGCCGTGGAACCAAACTTACTCTCCGTACTACAAGTCTCCTTGGATCTACCAGAGACGTAACATGGATGATGATGGTACTGACAACGGTTTGGTCGGCACGATCGTTAGACAAGACGGTCATGTCTACTCGTTAGCTGCTTCTGGAGATCTTTTATTCACTGGATCCGATTCCAAGAACATTCGTGTTTGGAAAGATCTCAAGGACTTCACCGGGTTTAAATCAACAAGTGGATTGGTTAAAGCCATTGTAATAACCGGAGATAACCGGATTTTCACCGGTCATCAAGACGGTAAAATCCGGGTTTGGAGAGGTTCTAAAAGCAGAACCGGAAGCTATTCACGAGTCGGAAGCTTGCCGACGTTGAAAGAGTTTTTGACAAAGTCAGTGAACCCGAAGAACTACGTCGAGGTTCGTCGGCGGAAAAATGTTCTCAAGATCCGTCACTACGACGCCGTTTCGTGTCTTAGCCTGAACGAAGAGCTCGGTTTACTCTACTCCGGTTCGTGGGACAAGACTCTCAAAGTCTGGAGACTATCCGATTCGAAATGTCTTGAATCGATTCAAGCTCACGACGACGCGATCAACACGGTGGCTGCTGGATTCGACGATTTGCTATTCACCGGATCCGCCGACGGAACTTTGAAAGTGTGGAAACGTGAGCTTCAAGGCAAAGGGACGAAGCATTTCTTGGTTAATGTGTTGATAAAGCAAGAGAACGCTGTAACGGCGTTAGCGGTTAACTTAACGGCGGCTGTTGTTTACTGCGGTTCTTCTGACGGCAGCGTTAATTTCTGGGAAGGGCAGAAATATCTTTCTCACGGCGGGACTCTATGCGGCCATCGTATGGCGGTGCTCTGCCTCGCCGCCGCCGGGAGTCTTGTTTTAAGCGGGGGAGCGGATAAGAACATTTGTGTGTGGAG GAGAAACGGCGATGGGACACACTCGTGTCTCTCGGTGTTGATGGACCACGTGGGACCTGTTAAGTGTTTGACGGCGGTGGAAGAGGCCGAGGACGGCGACGGAGGTCAGAAAGGAGATCAAAGATGGATAGTGTATAGCGGGAGCTTGGACAAATCGGTGAAAGTGTGGCGCGTGACGGAGACGGCGTCGACTGTTATCGGCTGA
- the LOC104783932 gene encoding myosin heavy chain kinase C-like isoform X1: MVIATETTSGGSHHRRLTFAAFLNSDPAAEEEEQRSHGVDVDAINPSTSNNSNNNMNMNKEVHYYQQRQSNASTTSGESSPNQVLSPWNQTYSPYYTDTTTTPSMSPSPWNQTYSPYYKSPWIYQRRNMDDDGTDNGLVGTIVRQDGHVYSLAASGDLLFTGSDSKNIRVWKDLKDFTGFKSTSGLVKAIVITGDNRIFTGHQDGKIRVWRGSKSRTGSYSRVGSLPTLKEFLTKSVNPKNYVEVRRRKNVLKIRHYDAVSCLSLNEELGLLYSGSWDKTLKVWRLSDSKCLESIQAHDDAINTVAAGFDDLLFTGSADGTLKVWKRELQGKGTKHFLVNVLIKQENAVTALAVNLTAAVVYCGSSDGSVNFWEGQKYLSHGGTLCGHRMAVLCLAAAGSLVLSGGADKNICVWRRNGDGTHSCLSVLMDHVGPVKCLTAVEEAEDGDGGQKGDQRWIVYSGSLDKSVKVWRVTETASTVIG, from the exons ATGGTTATAGCTACAGAAACCACCAGTGGTGGTAGTCATCACCGGAGACTCACTTTCGCCGCCTTCTTAAACTCCGATCCCGcagccgaagaagaagaacaacggAGCCATGGTGTTGATGTTGATGCCATCAACCCCAGTACtagcaacaacagcaacaacaacatgaaCATGAACAAGGAGGTTCATTATTACCAACAACGTCAAAGCAATGCTTCGACTACTAGCGGCGAGTCGTCTCCTAATCAGGTTCTATCTCCATGGAATCAGACTTACTCTCCTTACTACACCGACACGACTACTACTCCGTCCATGTCTCCCTCGCCGTGGAACCAAACTTACTCTCCGTACTACAAGTCTCCTTGGATCTACCAGAGACGTAACATGGATGATGATGGTACTGACAACGGTTTGGTCGGCACGATCGTTAGACAAGACGGTCATGTCTACTCGTTAGCTGCTTCTGGAGATCTTTTATTCACTGGATCCGATTCCAAGAACATTCGTGTTTGGAAAGATCTCAAGGACTTCACCGGGTTTAAATCAACAAGTGGATTGGTTAAAGCCATTGTAATAACCGGAGATAACCGGATTTTCACCGGTCATCAAGACGGTAAAATCCGGGTTTGGAGAGGTTCTAAAAGCAGAACCGGAAGCTATTCACGAGTCGGAAGCTTGCCGACGTTGAAAGAGTTTTTGACAAAGTCAGTGAACCCGAAGAACTACGTCGAGGTTCGTCGGCGGAAAAATGTTCTCAAGATCCGTCACTACGACGCCGTTTCGTGTCTTAGCCTGAACGAAGAGCTCGGTTTACTCTACTCCGGTTCGTGGGACAAGACTCTCAAAGTCTGGAGACTATCCGATTCGAAATGTCTTGAATCGATTCAAGCTCACGACGACGCGATCAACACGGTGGCTGCTGGATTCGACGATTTGCTATTCACCGGATCCGCCGACGGAACTTTGAAAGTGTGGAAACGTGAGCTTCAAGGCAAAGGGACGAAGCATTTCTTGGTTAATGTGTTGATA AAGCAAGAGAACGCTGTAACGGCGTTAGCGGTTAACTTAACGGCGGCTGTTGTTTACTGCGGTTCTTCTGACGGCAGCGTTAATTTCTGGGAAGGGCAGAAATATCTTTCTCACGGCGGGACTCTATGCGGCCATCGTATGGCGGTGCTCTGCCTCGCCGCCGCCGGGAGTCTTGTTTTAAGCGGGGGAGCGGATAAGAACATTTGTGTGTGGAGGAGAAACGGCGATGGGACACACTCGTGTCTCTCGGTGTTGATGGACCACGTGGGACCTGTTAAGTGTTTGACGGCGGTGGAAGAGGCCGAGGACGGCGACGGAGGTCAGAAAGGAGATCAAAGATGGATAGTGTATAGCGGGAGCTTGGACAAATCGGTGAAAGTGTGGCGCGTGACGGAGACGGCGTCGACTGTTATCGGCTGA